A region of the Lentimicrobium sp. L6 genome:
TCTAGTCATATTGTTTAAATAATCACTAAAAGAATTATTGCTTAATAATTCAATATTACATCTAAATTAAGGTGGCAAAGGAATAAATTGAATTCATCATTTTTAACTGTTTTGTCCCAATTTAATTCATAAACAATTAGCATTGTTTTATATTTGATTCTAAATTTTTGATCTACTTCATTTGATGATCATGCTTTATGTACTTGATATACTTTTTCCATTCTGACCAAGATATCGCGTTAGATGTTCACATTGAGAATAAGCTCATCTATACGTTCGTAATTTGGTTCTGCCGCATTAATTACCCAAAGTAAAATAATTTCTATTTTTATCCACCAACAAAACCATAATTGATGTTCAAGCACCACCGATATCCAAGAATTATTATACTTCCAGCAGTTTATCTCAAATGAAGATTCACTTTAAGTTATAGAGATGTAGAGGAATTTCTTTCCATAATAGGAATTAGAGCAGATCACTCTAACATTCAAAGATGGGTTTTTAAATTTTCTCCAATGATTGAAGGAAATATGCATCGAAGGAAACGAAAGGTTTGTAATAGCTGGAGGATGGATGAAACCTACATTAAGGTTGGTGGTAAAGATCGTTACCTATATAAGGCTGTAGATAAATATGGGGATACCATAGACTTCCTACTAACCAAACGAAGTATGAAGGGATCAGCTCAGAAATTCTTGAATAATGCCATTGGCAATAATAGAAAACCAAGGGTTATAAATTTCGATAAAAGTGGAGCAAATAAGGAAGGGATTAGGACATATAATAAACGGAATTTCAAGGAAATTAGATGGCGACAATGTAAATATTTAAACAATATTGTAGAGCAAAATTATCGGAATATCAAGAGGAGAATAGCCATCAATACTGGATTTAAAGAATTCGAGTCAGCCCAAAGAACACTAGCAGGAATAGAAACCATAGTATCATTAGAAAGAATCAGAAAGAAAAACCCAAGGATACTGCTTTCAGAACATTTAATTCTTTTGCTGTATAATATTTAAATATATTTAATTTTTTAAATTGAGTCGGATTAATGCGACAGAACCGCAGAACCCGGCTGTACTGTATTAAAAATATAAATCAAATTTTAACTTCTTCAATATTGCCCACAGGGAGCCAATCATCCATGTTGCCAAAAGCAGATCTAGTAAACTTAAATGGGTCAATTACTATGAAACCCTTAATCTCAATTAACACTATATACCTTTTTCCTCCAAATCTATTTAAAAGCCTTGATTTTAAACATAGCGCTTTTTGATTTTTAAGGACAAGAGCCATAGATTCATCTTTGGATAGCTTATCTGAATATGTAAATCTTTGAATTAATGCTTTTGAACGTACTATTTGAGAACCATCGTTCACGGTGAAATACAAGACATCATTTATGTTTAATTCTCCATAAGGATATTTCCGACCCATAGCACCTCTTATAATCATTGTTTTTTCACCTGCTAATAAATGATGTAGTTCATTATCTTTATAGTCTAAATATACAATGTGATCCATTATTTCTTCATTTTATTGATTTTTATTATTAATTCCTAACAAATCATTAATTGAATTATGTCTTCGATTTAGTAACCAAACTATAATCATTCCAAATATAAAATTAGTTGAAAGCCCTTCAAGAATGTGACTCAGACGTACACTAGCTATTGGCATTAATGGGTTTTCTAAAATCAGACCTGACATTTGAGGTATAGTAAATAAGAGACCTACAAGAATTGCCGTCCACCATTTATTAACATTAGAGCCACGTATAATTGGAAGTGCGCATAGAGTCCATAAAATAGCACGTATTGCTTGAAACGGGATCAACCCAGCATTACTCTTAAGAGTCGCTGCAGTATGTTCCCAGAATGGTAGGATATCCCCTGGACTTCCATAGAAAGCGCGTAAATCTGCATTCTGCCAGGCAATAAAGTATCCCGCACTCCAGTACAATAATATATATATAATTGCTATAATAGTTAATTTCCATATCCATTGTTTGACAGGAATAATTGCTAGTGACTTAGTTTCTGCAATTTTTTTGTTTTTACCTTTACCAAGGATCAAAATTACTAGTGGTATATATATAAAAGCTATTGGTAAACCCATTATGAATAGATGAGGTAATAGTTTTGGGTCAAATGTAACATTTGACATGAAATACCAAGTTTCAATTTGGGTTAAAAATGTTACTGCACCGTAATATGCTGTCCCCATTAGGAGGGCTAATTTCCATCCATTCCATCGTGAAGTAAGAATTAAACCGATCACAAGAGACATATTGATTATGCCGAAAAATAAAAACCCGATGTTTTCACTGACTAGCCCCGGTTCTGAATTATTATCAGGTAACATCCCAGAAATTGCAATTGTTCCAATAATGAAAAATGTATAAAATAACAGTAATAATAATATACCTATTGCTATTAAACTTAAAAATCCTTTTATATTCATTTTTTTTTGATCCATATTAGTAGTATTTAATCTGTTAGATTTTCAATATTGTTAAGATTTAGCTGAATAAATTACAATAAATATTTGCACTGTTTTGTGTAACCTGAAATAGATAAAAGCTTCATGCTTTTCTTTCTAGTTCCCTACCATTTTAATGGTTCACCTAATGAAAAAGGAATAACCAATCGTTCTTCCACCCAATTTTTATCAATTTTTATATTGTATTGAGGATTCGTATAGGAATCTTCATCCCAAATTTCAAGCGCCTTTTTATAACTAGCTATCGCTGCTGATCGATTATTTTGGATGTCCTGCAAATGTCCTAACCAACAATAGGAGATAAACTGATTTTCTTTTTGGTCATATAAAGAAGCATTTCTAAATGCATATTCAGATTGAGAATAATAACCTCCATCAAATAATGTCATTCCTAATTGATACCAATGCTGCCCTATATCTTCTTTTTCCAATAAACAAGCATTTCGGAATACACGATAAGCTTTTTCACCTGCTCCAATGTAGGATAGGGATTGAATATCTGAAATTACTTTTTCGATTCTTGGTTCTGGTGGACTTACAATGTTGGCAAGATAACCACTAGGGTCAATTGTAGCTCCAACTATTGGGCTACTACTTTTAAATTCAACTAAACATTTTCGAGATAATCGGTTGCTCATTTTTACTTGAAATGAACCATCCGTGAAGCTAGCATATATTGGGATAGGCATTATCATATCACCTTCATTATAGACACTTACCGTCGAGAAATAGGTTTCTTCCTTCTTTTCCCATTTAGTATCACCAATAATTACTGAAATATAATTATTGCTTCGTACCCAGGGATCAAAAAACCAATCTAACTTTTCACCGCTTTGTCTTTCGCATATTTTTTGGAATTCTTTGTATCCCATTTGTTTTCCACCGAAATCCTTTAGAGCATCTTTATATGCTTCTTGAAATGTTTCCTTTCCCAAAGCCATTTCCAATGCACTGATAAAAGCAAAGCCTTTGGAATGGATAACATAATTATTTCTATCGAATTTCAACTCTAATTCCTCTTCAGGCCGAAGATCAAAAATAGTATTATAGCCTTTTCTAATACCCTGCAAATATTGCTCTGCCCATCCACGATGCCTGAGATCACTTAATCCAATATATTGTGAAAATTCCCGATCGGCATAGATGCCCAATGCTATCCAGATCCATGATGGATCATCACCATCTAGAACATATTCTCCCCAGTATTGATGACCAATTTCATGAGCTGTGATCCATCGCCAGTGCCTTTCGGATGCTTTGTTAAAAAACTGCATTCCATGAATTACCACCATACCTGATGCAAAAGGGTAACCTCCCCAAATGCCTGAGCCCCCTGGGATAATATTCAAAAATGAATACGGATATATGCCACATAACTCTATATAAAAAGGAATGACCTCTCTGGCAGATTGTAGTGCAAGTTCTGCCACAAGCAATCCGTTTTCTGGATATATAACCCGGACTAAGACACCATTTACTTTTTCTTCAAGAACCTGGCATTTTTTCGAAAAGAAGAATCCAAAGTTCTTTGTATTATCGTTTTCATAATAGCCTGAAGTCTTATTATATCTACCGCTAACAGCAATTTTATAATCGGGTAATTTATTCAATTTTATCTTGTATGCCTCTGATTTAGGGATACCATCCCACCATAAACGCGGAATAAGATTCTGATGTTGAAATTCATCTGGATTTATATCGGTATACAAACGACGCTTAAAATGCACCTTCAAACTTATCGAATCATTTACATCTATAGGTTTATCAAGGATAAAATAGACAGGATTATTTAAGCTCTTTTTGCCATCGTTGCTAAGGGTTTTCAACTCTGATCCATCCTGTCTTAATTGTATTAACTGGTGATCATTTATAGCATAGTCAAATGCAATTATATGAATGGCTCGTTTGCCATCATTTTTAAACTCCAACTTGCCTTGACCAGTTAAAATACCTGATTGGAAATCGAAATCAAGATCCATTGAATAGATTGTCTTAGGTATGATGTTTGGTACATAGTAAGTTTCCTGGCTAAATATTCTCTCGTTTTGAAATAAAACTAACAAGAATACTACCATTGCAAATAAATTGTAATAATGATTTGTTTTCATGGTTTCAAATTATTTTGTTATTTGTATTTATTTCCTAGAACAATTTCTACTTACTTTGAAATGATCAGTTTCTTGGTTTGAGTGGAAAAAGGTGTTGTAATTTTAAGTAGGTAAGATCCCTTTTTTAGGCTTTTCAAATCCAACTCGAAACTATTAGTTTTTGTAGAAAAGGTTTTTTTCAGTTGTGATCTTCCAAGATTATCAAAAAGTTCAATTCTCATTTTAGATAGAGTGATTTTCTCAAAGATGACATATACATTCTCAATTGCTGGATTTGGAAACACTTGGAATTTAAAGTTTGCTTCCTGATTGAATAGAGTTGAATTACTTGTAATAAGAAAATCTTCGTATTCTTCCATATTCATATCGATATAGGAATTACTGTCCATATTCCAAGTTTGTATAATACGTTGCACAAGATTGTTGTTTTCGTATTCCAGTGTATTCTTTTCTCCAGTATCCATAATCCATGAATTATTTTCCCAGATTTCTATTTTGGATTCAACTAGATTCAGGTATTCATCATAAGT
Encoded here:
- a CDS encoding M1 family aminopeptidase; the protein is MKTNHYYNLFAMVVFLLVLFQNERIFSQETYYVPNIIPKTIYSMDLDFDFQSGILTGQGKLEFKNDGKRAIHIIAFDYAINDHQLIQLRQDGSELKTLSNDGKKSLNNPVYFILDKPIDVNDSISLKVHFKRRLYTDINPDEFQHQNLIPRLWWDGIPKSEAYKIKLNKLPDYKIAVSGRYNKTSGYYENDNTKNFGFFFSKKCQVLEEKVNGVLVRVIYPENGLLVAELALQSAREVIPFYIELCGIYPYSFLNIIPGGSGIWGGYPFASGMVVIHGMQFFNKASERHWRWITAHEIGHQYWGEYVLDGDDPSWIWIALGIYADREFSQYIGLSDLRHRGWAEQYLQGIRKGYNTIFDLRPEEELELKFDRNNYVIHSKGFAFISALEMALGKETFQEAYKDALKDFGGKQMGYKEFQKICERQSGEKLDWFFDPWVRSNNYISVIIGDTKWEKKEETYFSTVSVYNEGDMIMPIPIYASFTDGSFQVKMSNRLSRKCLVEFKSSSPIVGATIDPSGYLANIVSPPEPRIEKVISDIQSLSYIGAGEKAYRVFRNACLLEKEDIGQHWYQLGMTLFDGGYYSQSEYAFRNASLYDQKENQFISYCWLGHLQDIQNNRSAAIASYKKALEIWDEDSYTNPQYNIKIDKNWVEERLVIPFSLGEPLKW